The Magnolia sinica isolate HGM2019 chromosome 10, MsV1, whole genome shotgun sequence genome includes a window with the following:
- the LOC131217408 gene encoding probable disease resistance protein At1g58602 codes for MASVESVVKLLLQKLADPLIQEAIFLYGVRDQIEWLEAEFTQMQCFLKDADAKQEGDERVKSWVRNVRDVAYYAEDVIDTFVFKIAPSRQRGRIRRYAFIFNEFIALHKVGLEIERIKNKIHMISESRLAYGIENIGQGAGTSSAGKSLREWRLTSPLVEEPDFVGFEKDLKELVARLTEGDRRCVVSVVGMGGLGKTTITKKVYNNTHVKTHFDSCAWISVSQEFGVRDLLQNIINCYMVLSEEELKKVEKMDVFQLRHKISKYLQKKRYLMVLDDIWTNEAWDVLKDALPDMKNGSRVMLTTRNKDVALHADARSTPYELRFLETNECWELFCRKTFPGQDTGCPQELKQLGREIVGKCHGLPLAIVVIGGLLSRKEAWEWENVRKSISYQLVEGQSRISSILFLSYKDLPYHLKPCFLYLGIFPDDYEFQATKLIQLWAAEGLLQQRGDEAVEEVGEDYLKELIQRSMIQLVKRSSSGGIKSCRIHDLLRDLSISEAKEDKFHQVHHENVDAPSTSTARRLAIYRNALTECTSLKSSTPRLRSVFIHTQVDERHYIEKPEKFLYQGFKLLRVLDLHGIAIKKLPSEINGLIHLRYLGCTNTWLKRLPSSMANLHNLQTLIVTTYQKVLNIPSIMMKMQQLRHLQVGLGSRRAYYGQGVIEQYQQFNGISNLQTLTWINAGEWMYDCFGKLTNLRKLGICLSEEKYHSIFYESIVKLECLESLVLLGCKFPSLVRFVHLPKLSKLRLFGKLEKLPEYTELPTNLTKLTLSHSSLEQDPLVTLEKLKNLRILRLLMHSYEGVRMDCSSGGFPRLESLHLEQLLQLRGWIVEEGAMPSLLHLRIRCCWQLTLPEGLQHMTTLKRLELWDMHLFDKSFFEGNKGKNGRDWYKIQHIPSIDITYRELS; via the coding sequence ATGGCCTCTGTTGAGTCGGTTGTCAAGCTCCTTCTCCAAAAGCTGGCTGACCCGCTCATTCAAGAAGCCATTTTCTTATATGGGGTTCGTGATCAAATTGAATGGCTGGAGGCAGAATTTACGCAGATGCAATGCTTCCTGAAAGACGCAGATGCCAAACAAGAAGGAGATGAAAGAGTGAAAAGCTGGGTGCGGAATGTAAGAGATGTGGCATACTATGCTGAGGATGTCATCGACACCTTCGTCTTCAAGATAGCACCCTCAAGGCAAAGAGGACGCATTAGAAGGTATGCTTTCATATTCAATGAGTTCATAGCTCTCCATAAGGTGGGCTTGGAGATCGAACGGATAAAGAATAAAATCCATATGATCTCCGAAAGTCGGTTGGCTTATGGAATTGAAAATATAGGCCAGGGAGCAGGAACGAGCTCTGCCGGTAAAAGCCTCCGAGAGTGGAGGCTCACTTCTCCTCTTGTTGAAGAACCAGATTTTGTTGGCTTTGAGAAGGACTTGAAGGAATTGGTTGCCAGATTGACAGAGGGAGACCGTCGTTGTGTTGTTTCTGTAGTTGGAATGGGTGGTCTGGGTAAGACTACTATTACCAAGAAAGTTTATAACAACACCCATGTTAAGACACATTTTGACTCTTGCGCATGGATCTCTGTATCGCAAGAGTTTGGTGTGAGAGATCTTCTTCAGAACATCATAAATTGCTATATGGTGCTCTCAGAAGAAGAGCTCAAGAAAGTGGAGAAAATGGACGTCTTTCAGCTGAGGCATAAAATTTCTAAGTATTTGCAAAAGAAGAGATACCTGATGGTATTAGATGATATATGGACAAACGAAGCATGGGATGTTCTCAAGGATGCTTTACCAGATATGAAGAATGGAAGCAGGGTCATGCTTACTACGCGCAACAAAGATGTTGCTTTACATGCTGATGCACGAAGCACGCCGTATGAATTGCGATTTTTAGAAACAAATGAATGTTGGGAATTGTTTTGTAGGAAAACATTCCCAGGACAAGATACTGGTTGCCCTCAGGAATTGAAGCAGTTAGGAAGAGAAATTGTGGGGAAATGCCATGGTCTACCTCTTGCCATTGTAGTCATCGGAGGGCTCTTATCAAGGAAAGAAGCATGGGAGTGGGAGAATGTACGCAAGAGCATTAGCTATCAATTGGTGGAAGGACAGTCACGAATCTCTAGTATATTATTTTTGAGTTATAAAGATCTTCCCTATCACCTGAAGCCATGTTTTCTCTACTTGGGTATTTTTCCAGATGACTATGAGTTCCAGGCTACGAAATTAATTCAATTGTGGGCCGCAGAAGGGTTACTACAACAGAGAGGGGACGAAGCAGTGGAGGAGGTGGGAGAAGATTATCTGAAAGAGTTGATTCAACGTAGTATGATTCAACTTGTCAAAAGAAGTTCAAGTGGGGGTATTAAAAGTTGCCGTATTCATGATCTTTTGCGGGATCTTTCTATATCAGAAGCAAAGGAAGATAAGTTTCACCAAGTTCATCATGAGAATGTGGATGCTCCATCCACATCTACAGCCCGTCGACTTGCTATTTACCGTAATGCCTTAACCGAGTGCACTTCCTTAAAATCTTCCACTCCACGCCTTCGATCTGTGTTTATCCACACCCAAGTTGATGAGAGGCATTACATAGAGAAACCCGAGAAGTTTCTTTACCAGGGCTTTAAATTACTCAGGGTGTTAGATCTACATGGTATAGCGATAAAAAAGCTACCAAGTGAGATAAATGGACTGATACACTTGAGGTATCTTGGGTGTACCAACACTTGGTTAAAAAGGCTCCCATCATCTATGGCCAATCTTCACAATTTACAAACATTAATTGTAACAACTtaccaaaaagtcctcaacatACCCAGCATAATGATGAAGATGCAACAGTTAAGACATTTACAAGTGGGTTTAGGAAGTCGCAGGGCTTATTATGGTCAGGGTGTGATAGAACAGTATCAACAATTCAATGGGATAAGTAACCTCCAAACTCTAACATGGATAAACGCTGGCGAATGGATGTATGATTGCTTTGGAAAGCTTACAAATCTTAGAAAGCTGGGAATATGTTTAAGCGAAGAAAAGTATCATTCCATATTTTATGAATCGATTGTGAAATTGGAATGCCTGGAATCCTTGGTTTTGTTGGGTTGCAAATTCCCATCGTTGGTGCGTTTTGTACATCTTCCCAAGTTAAGCAAGTTGCGTTTGTTTGGAAAGTTAGAGAAGTTACCGGAGTATACTGAATTGCCAACAAATCTCACCAAGCTCACCTTGTCACACTCTTCTTTAGAACAAGACCCATTGGTGACGTTGGAGAAGCTGAAAAACCTCCGCATTCTCAGATTGTTGATGCATTCTTACGAGGGTGTGAGGATGGATTGCTCTTCAGGAGGGTTTCCCCGACTCGAATCCTTACATCTTGAACAGTTACTCCAATTAAGGGGCTGGATAGTGGAGGAAGGAGCTATGCCAAGTCTTTTACATTTACGTATTCGTTGCTGCTGGCAATTGACGCTTCCGGAAGGACTGCAACACATGACTACCCTCAAAAGATTGGAGTTGTGGGATATGCATCTGTTCGACAAATCATTCTTCGAAGGAAACAAGGGAAAAAACGGAAGGGATTGGTATAAGATTCAACACATACCCTCCATCGACATTACATACAGAGAGTTATCCTAA